The Saxibacter everestensis genome has a window encoding:
- a CDS encoding ABC transporter permease produces MHRGGVSFAMHRLTGLLPILAVAVLWEAVSRLGLTSPVLLPPFSVVIQRLARLTVTGELPWALWVTTYRSFIGLFIAAVVGMAVGLAMARVLSVRWFFNPVVAVGFPLPTITLLPAFTIWFGSGDESKIWLVALTCFFPIAVSTFEGARNMNRQLLWSAQSMGSHGIALFRRVILPASVPFVFSGVRVALPLAVIVTFVAEMVGGGGGLGFLLIYGYRFLQTPTVLAALVAVLIFGVLLDQLLLWSRRVFLPWDASDRARDG; encoded by the coding sequence GTGCATAGGGGCGGCGTTTCCTTCGCGATGCACAGGCTCACCGGCCTGCTTCCGATCCTTGCGGTCGCGGTGCTCTGGGAAGCAGTCAGCCGGCTGGGCCTGACATCGCCCGTCCTCCTTCCGCCATTCTCCGTTGTCATCCAGCGCCTGGCGAGACTGACAGTGACGGGCGAACTACCGTGGGCGCTTTGGGTAACTACCTATCGCTCATTCATTGGACTGTTCATCGCCGCGGTCGTCGGGATGGCGGTTGGCCTGGCAATGGCTCGGGTGTTGTCCGTGCGTTGGTTCTTCAATCCGGTCGTGGCGGTTGGGTTTCCGCTGCCCACCATTACGCTGCTACCCGCGTTCACCATATGGTTCGGCTCCGGCGACGAGTCAAAGATCTGGCTGGTGGCGCTCACTTGCTTCTTTCCTATCGCTGTGTCGACATTCGAGGGCGCGCGCAATATGAACAGACAGCTACTGTGGTCGGCGCAATCGATGGGGAGCCACGGTATCGCTCTGTTCAGAAGGGTCATCCTTCCCGCCTCAGTTCCTTTCGTGTTCAGCGGCGTCCGGGTCGCACTGCCACTCGCCGTCATCGTCACCTTCGTGGCCGAGATGGTTGGCGGAGGGGGTGGCCTCGGATTCCTGCTCATCTACGGCTACCGCTTCCTCCAGACACCAACAGTGCTTGCCGCGCTTGTGGCGGTCCTCATCTTCGGTGTGCTGCTCGATCAACTCCTGCTCTGGAGCCGGCGCGTGTTCCTGCCATGGGATGCAAGCGATCGAGCCCGGGATGGTTGA
- a CDS encoding aldehyde dehydrogenase family protein, with protein MSEQTSRMRLTDPDAVRSHDWRLIVGGEPRPAISGRMYDNISPVTEDVVCRLPDGGEEDVEAAVRLGQAAARDWARRAPRERGEIVRGLATIVREHSGELAALDAIDVGNAYTPMLGDVEMGADSLEFMADAALFLSGETYNDMTSHLHYTRREPFGVVARIVAFNHPVMFAIQKIAAPLVAGNAVILKPSDNSALSALRMGELFQDVLPKGLLSVLVGKGPDLPRAIVRHPDVKRIGFIGSELTGRAIQRDAADVAVKDISLELGGKNAIIVCSDVDMAAAAEGVVKGMNFRGWQSQSCSSTSRLFVHQDIADELLDEVVRLIAGIRIGNPLDPSTEMGTLASQAQFDKTLRYVDMAREDGAVLVTGGGRPENVGDRGYYVSPTVFDQVDPGSGIAREEVFGPVLSAFRWQDEAEVVRLANSVRYGLTGAIWSNSISRAHLLAHELDTGYIWINDAASHYTGIPFGGYKGSGIGKEESVDELISYTQVKTINLRLAP; from the coding sequence ATGAGCGAGCAGACAAGCCGTATGCGGCTGACCGATCCGGATGCGGTGCGGTCCCACGATTGGCGCCTGATAGTTGGCGGCGAGCCGAGGCCGGCGATAAGCGGCCGGATGTACGACAACATCAGCCCGGTTACTGAGGACGTCGTCTGCCGGCTGCCCGACGGCGGAGAGGAGGACGTGGAAGCGGCGGTGCGGCTGGGGCAGGCCGCCGCCAGGGACTGGGCAAGGCGTGCCCCCAGGGAGCGCGGCGAGATCGTCCGTGGTCTCGCAACGATCGTGCGGGAGCATAGCGGAGAGCTGGCAGCGCTGGATGCTATCGACGTAGGCAACGCGTACACGCCGATGCTGGGTGACGTCGAGATGGGGGCCGATTCCCTTGAGTTCATGGCGGATGCGGCACTGTTTCTCTCCGGTGAGACATACAACGACATGACCTCGCATCTGCATTACACGCGGCGGGAACCTTTCGGCGTCGTCGCGCGGATCGTCGCCTTCAACCATCCAGTGATGTTCGCCATTCAGAAGATCGCCGCGCCGCTGGTCGCCGGCAACGCAGTGATTCTGAAGCCCTCCGACAACAGCGCGCTGTCGGCCCTGAGGATGGGGGAGCTTTTCCAGGACGTCCTGCCGAAGGGTTTACTAAGCGTGCTGGTCGGCAAGGGCCCGGATCTCCCTCGAGCGATCGTCCGCCACCCAGATGTCAAGAGGATCGGATTCATCGGCAGTGAACTCACCGGACGGGCGATTCAGCGGGATGCCGCCGACGTAGCCGTCAAGGACATCTCTCTCGAGTTGGGTGGCAAGAACGCGATCATCGTTTGCTCCGACGTGGACATGGCGGCGGCAGCGGAGGGGGTTGTGAAGGGGATGAACTTCCGTGGCTGGCAGAGCCAGTCCTGCAGCTCGACCAGCCGCCTTTTCGTCCATCAGGACATCGCCGACGAATTGCTGGACGAGGTAGTTCGTCTGATTGCCGGAATTCGGATCGGCAATCCGCTGGACCCCTCGACGGAGATGGGAACCCTTGCGAGTCAGGCTCAGTTCGACAAGACGCTGCGCTACGTGGACATGGCAAGGGAGGACGGCGCAGTACTGGTGACGGGCGGAGGACGGCCTGAGAATGTGGGTGACCGCGGCTATTACGTGTCGCCAACCGTCTTCGACCAGGTGGATCCCGGAAGCGGGATTGCACGCGAGGAGGTTTTCGGCCCGGTCTTGTCAGCCTTCAGGTGGCAGGACGAGGCAGAAGTGGTGCGGCTCGCAAACTCGGTGCGTTACGGACTGACCGGAGCGATCTGGAGCAACTCCATTTCACGGGCCCACCTGCTCGCACACGAGCTGGACACCGGGTACATCTGGATCAACGACGCCGCCTCGCACTACACGGGCATCCCCTTCGGTGGTTACAAAGGGTCCGGAATTGGGAAAGAGGAGTCAGTCGACGAGCTGATCAGCTACACCCAGGTGAAGACCATCAATCTTCGCCTAGCGCCTTAA
- a CDS encoding ABC transporter permease: MSVSVRTSQSWVRRALKGINLPGMLFLVGLAVTWQLVVALGVVTLVFFPAPSEVINSWFQLLLSGQMLQDIGHTLTAAGIGWVSGSLIGLVVGVWLGISAASWKYGMATIDFLRSIPAICFVSVAALLLGFSLQMELVVAIYASLWPVLINTVEGIRRVEGLYLDTARTLQVSRVNTIFKVMLPAAAGSIIVGLRLALGLALTLAVAAEMVGNPAGVGFQLIMQQQALQPANMFAYIITIGILGMILNRLFIVLIRLVRPGIVASLREDA; encoded by the coding sequence ATGAGCGTCTCGGTCCGGACATCCCAGTCATGGGTGCGACGCGCGCTCAAAGGCATCAACCTCCCGGGAATGCTCTTCCTGGTCGGGCTCGCTGTGACCTGGCAGCTGGTCGTGGCGCTCGGCGTCGTCACGCTGGTCTTCTTTCCGGCGCCGTCCGAGGTAATCAATTCGTGGTTCCAGCTGCTTCTATCCGGTCAGATGCTCCAGGACATCGGGCACACTCTCACCGCCGCCGGAATCGGCTGGGTCTCTGGCTCCCTGATCGGGCTCGTCGTCGGAGTCTGGCTGGGAATCTCTGCTGCCAGCTGGAAGTACGGCATGGCCACGATCGATTTCCTTCGTTCGATCCCCGCTATTTGTTTCGTTTCGGTGGCCGCGCTACTGCTGGGATTCTCGTTGCAGATGGAGTTGGTGGTCGCAATCTATGCTTCGTTGTGGCCAGTGCTGATCAACACAGTAGAGGGCATTCGCCGGGTTGAGGGCCTCTACCTCGACACTGCCCGGACTCTTCAGGTCTCCCGGGTCAACACGATCTTCAAGGTCATGCTTCCCGCTGCCGCGGGTTCGATCATCGTGGGTCTGCGATTGGCCCTCGGCCTCGCGCTCACGCTTGCCGTTGCCGCGGAGATGGTCGGCAATCCGGCGGGCGTCGGTTTCCAGTTGATCATGCAACAGCAGGCGCTTCAGCCGGCGAATATGTTCGCCTATATCATCACGATCGGAATCCTCGGTATGATCCTCAACCGATTGTTCATCGTTCTCATCCGATTGGTCCGGCCGGGGATCGTAGCTTCGTTGCGAGAGGACGCCTGA
- a CDS encoding ABC transporter substrate-binding protein has product MKATTEPRRWMRGIRIGAVVTVAALALAACGGGSEPSSGGSGETIPLRLVENNTNSSLAAVVADKKGFFADSGLDVKATAVADISKVPQTLGNQFDVGFGVEPLVIRGSVQGLDTVAIAGNGASSAEAPFMTLMAKADSGIKSAQDMAGKVLAGPTLTGTHHIATLYWLKKEGVDPSSVRSVQVATPAMIDQLEQGQIDVAELQEPYITEAKRRGLVEVAFSSGAVAPTTIESLWITTPDWADKNGEAIKRFRAALERSVEWMKDPANEDETKQILAEFTKQDPKLVDQAPLLEYRVKVTPEDLEVWGTAMKEVTDFNAEVDYDKLVYPWQ; this is encoded by the coding sequence ATGAAGGCAACGACGGAGCCACGCAGATGGATGCGGGGCATCAGGATTGGCGCCGTGGTGACCGTCGCGGCGCTCGCGCTCGCCGCCTGCGGGGGCGGCTCCGAACCGTCGAGCGGAGGCAGCGGCGAGACGATTCCACTCAGGCTGGTCGAGAACAACACCAACTCCTCGCTAGCAGCTGTTGTCGCCGACAAGAAGGGGTTCTTTGCAGACAGCGGACTGGACGTGAAAGCCACTGCCGTTGCCGATATTTCCAAGGTTCCCCAGACGCTCGGCAACCAGTTCGATGTCGGCTTCGGCGTCGAACCGCTGGTAATCCGTGGTTCCGTGCAGGGACTCGACACGGTGGCGATCGCCGGGAACGGCGCATCGAGTGCCGAAGCCCCTTTTATGACACTTATGGCGAAAGCCGATTCAGGTATCAAGTCTGCCCAAGACATGGCCGGAAAGGTGCTCGCCGGGCCCACGCTCACCGGAACGCACCATATCGCCACCCTCTACTGGCTCAAGAAGGAAGGCGTTGACCCGTCGAGCGTACGTTCCGTCCAGGTAGCCACGCCGGCGATGATCGACCAACTCGAACAGGGTCAGATCGATGTTGCTGAGCTGCAGGAGCCCTACATCACTGAAGCCAAGAGACGTGGACTCGTTGAAGTGGCCTTCTCATCAGGAGCCGTTGCTCCCACGACGATCGAGTCACTCTGGATCACAACGCCAGACTGGGCGGACAAGAACGGCGAGGCAATCAAGCGGTTCCGGGCGGCCTTGGAACGGTCGGTGGAGTGGATGAAAGACCCTGCCAATGAGGATGAGACCAAGCAGATCCTCGCCGAGTTCACGAAGCAGGACCCGAAGCTGGTTGACCAGGCTCCACTCCTCGAATACCGAGTGAAAGTGACACCCGAGGACCTTGAGGTATGGGGCACAGCAATGAAAGAAGTGACCGACTTCAACGCTGAAGTCGACTATGACAAGCTGGTGTATCCTTGGCAGTAG
- a CDS encoding ABC transporter ATP-binding protein — protein MTLNSPSYQVVNLGVDFIVGREKKSILSELNFTVGKGEFLSICGPSGTGKTTLLRALCGLVATTPGSLVRYAEDEVTSPPEGVVLVFQNYSASLLPWRSVARNVALGLEGKVPRAEMNERISRALELVGLAGSKKDYPWRLSGGMQQRVQIARALAVRPDVLLMDEPFGALDAMTKSAMQDELQRLRDATNATVVFVTHDIEEAVYLSDRVLVINGTPATITHEIGVDLPRPRDQITTKESDEYLKLRHKVHQAIHAVAP, from the coding sequence ATGACCTTGAACAGCCCGAGCTATCAGGTCGTCAACCTCGGTGTCGACTTCATCGTTGGTCGTGAGAAAAAGAGCATTCTGAGTGAACTCAATTTCACCGTCGGAAAGGGAGAGTTCCTTTCGATCTGCGGACCATCGGGAACCGGCAAGACGACGCTGTTAAGAGCACTCTGTGGCCTGGTGGCGACCACGCCCGGCTCGCTCGTCCGCTATGCGGAGGATGAGGTCACCTCGCCACCCGAGGGCGTCGTGCTCGTCTTCCAGAACTACAGCGCTTCGCTACTCCCATGGCGTTCCGTAGCCAGAAACGTCGCCCTCGGGCTCGAGGGCAAGGTGCCCCGAGCTGAGATGAACGAGCGGATTTCCCGAGCGCTCGAACTGGTTGGCCTAGCGGGCAGCAAGAAGGACTACCCGTGGCGCCTTTCGGGAGGCATGCAGCAACGGGTTCAGATCGCCCGCGCTCTGGCAGTCCGCCCCGACGTACTCCTGATGGACGAGCCGTTCGGCGCGCTCGACGCCATGACGAAATCGGCGATGCAGGACGAGCTCCAGCGCCTTCGAGACGCCACAAACGCAACGGTGGTCTTCGTCACGCACGACATCGAAGAAGCTGTGTACCTGAGTGACCGGGTCCTCGTGATCAATGGGACGCCAGCGACGATAACTCACGAGATCGGCGTCGACCTGCCCCGGCCACGCGACCAGATCACCACGAAGGAGTCGGACGAGTATTTGAAGCTGAGGCACAAGGTCCACCAAGCCATTCACGCGGTGGCGCCATGA
- a CDS encoding ABC transporter permease, which produces MALGTERINRAGTDARSGRAGRGAAKRGSALANGFGGKRPSIPPLRGLLPLVVILVLWQLFGPAKSVYAPPPLSWVEQLVRLWSDGTLPAALLDTIATFAISVTIATVLGTILGALVGRYRVLDRMFGPIFEFFRVLPPAAIVPLAVLIAGYSQDMKVGVVVLSAIWPILLQVRATARGLDPILFDVARVLRLDRKSTFRKVLLPSITPAILQGLRLATPILLIIVLLVEIVTRINGLGGQIQQATENYQSAAVYGLLVVTGILVLAMNVIVGALESWFLRYRPH; this is translated from the coding sequence ATGGCCCTCGGGACGGAACGGATCAATCGCGCGGGGACGGATGCCCGTTCCGGGCGCGCCGGACGGGGTGCCGCCAAGCGCGGCTCCGCCCTCGCTAACGGTTTCGGAGGAAAACGGCCGTCAATCCCGCCGTTGCGCGGTCTCTTGCCCCTCGTCGTCATCCTCGTGCTCTGGCAGTTGTTCGGGCCGGCGAAGAGCGTCTATGCCCCGCCTCCACTTTCCTGGGTGGAGCAGCTGGTTCGGCTGTGGTCGGACGGGACCTTGCCCGCGGCCCTTCTCGACACGATCGCGACTTTCGCCATCTCGGTCACCATCGCCACGGTCCTCGGCACGATACTTGGCGCGCTCGTCGGCCGTTACCGCGTCCTCGACCGGATGTTTGGCCCGATCTTCGAGTTCTTCCGAGTGCTGCCCCCTGCCGCGATTGTTCCCCTCGCCGTCCTGATCGCGGGTTACAGCCAGGACATGAAGGTCGGGGTGGTGGTGTTAAGCGCGATCTGGCCGATCCTGCTTCAGGTGCGCGCCACAGCGCGTGGGCTCGACCCGATCCTGTTCGACGTCGCACGAGTACTCCGACTCGATAGGAAAAGCACGTTCAGAAAAGTCCTCCTGCCATCGATCACTCCGGCGATTCTCCAAGGCTTGCGGCTTGCGACCCCCATCCTCCTCATCATCGTTCTTCTCGTTGAGATCGTCACGCGGATAAACGGATTGGGGGGACAGATTCAGCAGGCAACTGAGAATTATCAATCGGCGGCGGTATACGGACTGCTCGTCGTTACCGGAATCCTCGTCCTCGCCATGAACGTCATCGTGGGAGCCCTTGAGAGCTGGTTCCTTCGTTATCGCCCACACTGA
- a CDS encoding thiamine pyrophosphate-binding protein, producing MKTYQAVLEYLESTGVRHFAGMVGSTSAPYVVGVAASSQARYIPVRHEQVAAAIIDATGRLDRKPGCLLVHGASGALAASLGIAAAARDSVPMLVLSATQERIAMERSYWQTQDVLRPMSAFVKWQTRVERPDHAVAAVRTALRAAVSGKPGVAQVDLPIDVSTAEFDGEPIMEKPERDAYRVWPDPTAVVEAASLVGKARRLVILVGGGAVAAGAADAITTLAEKLHAPVVNTPTSRGVIAEDHELSFGPSGILGYAPADRVVSEADTVLAIGSRISDLQTARGTLLASEAVVIQVDIEPTSLAKERPITLEIVSDAGTFTHQLLQQPGIAEPSVPASRYEWVASLSRNRQEWFEAWLASDGGSSLVQPTEIINELIRQAPRDAIFTHGAGDHGFYGYAVPVREPGTHLVSAALGALGCALGYAMGAKLARPEQTVIACVGDGEFMLQLGDLETMVRENLPAVVIVFNNFSLGSQRKRLELYGEPFGVEHGNPDFARLAELFGADGYRIDKPGQVAETLAAALDSGRPTVIDVIVDPAARPPRIAISREAH from the coding sequence ATGAAGACCTATCAGGCTGTTCTCGAGTATCTCGAATCTACCGGCGTCAGGCATTTCGCCGGAATGGTGGGTTCGACGAGCGCCCCGTACGTGGTCGGCGTGGCCGCGAGCAGCCAAGCCCGCTACATACCGGTCCGTCATGAACAGGTGGCTGCCGCCATCATCGACGCGACGGGCCGGCTCGACCGGAAGCCCGGCTGCCTGCTTGTCCACGGCGCGTCAGGGGCCCTCGCAGCAAGTTTGGGGATCGCCGCTGCGGCCCGGGACTCCGTTCCCATGCTGGTACTGAGCGCGACTCAGGAGCGGATCGCCATGGAACGCTCCTACTGGCAGACCCAGGACGTGCTGCGTCCAATGAGCGCCTTTGTGAAATGGCAGACGAGGGTCGAGCGTCCGGACCACGCCGTAGCTGCCGTGCGCACAGCCCTGCGGGCCGCGGTCTCCGGCAAGCCCGGAGTGGCGCAGGTTGACCTCCCCATCGACGTGTCGACCGCGGAGTTCGACGGGGAGCCAATCATGGAAAAACCCGAACGCGACGCCTATCGGGTTTGGCCGGATCCGACGGCTGTGGTCGAAGCAGCCAGTCTCGTGGGCAAGGCTCGACGCCTCGTCATCCTTGTCGGCGGGGGCGCGGTGGCGGCCGGCGCAGCAGACGCAATCACCACGCTTGCCGAAAAGCTGCACGCCCCGGTCGTCAACACGCCGACCTCACGCGGCGTGATAGCGGAGGATCATGAACTCTCCTTCGGCCCATCGGGCATCCTCGGCTACGCTCCTGCGGATCGGGTTGTTTCGGAGGCGGATACCGTCCTCGCCATTGGTTCGCGGATCTCCGATCTGCAGACGGCGCGCGGCACCCTCCTAGCGTCGGAGGCGGTGGTCATTCAGGTCGACATCGAGCCGACGTCCCTGGCCAAGGAGCGGCCAATCACCTTGGAGATCGTGTCGGACGCTGGAACTTTCACCCACCAGCTCCTTCAGCAACCCGGGATAGCCGAGCCGTCCGTTCCGGCATCGCGATACGAGTGGGTAGCGTCGCTCTCCCGAAACCGTCAGGAGTGGTTCGAAGCATGGCTAGCTTCCGACGGCGGCTCCAGCCTGGTTCAGCCCACCGAGATCATCAATGAACTGATCCGGCAGGCGCCGCGGGACGCCATATTCACTCACGGGGCGGGAGATCACGGCTTTTACGGCTACGCAGTGCCGGTTCGTGAACCAGGAACGCATCTGGTCTCGGCGGCGCTCGGCGCTCTGGGCTGCGCGCTTGGCTACGCGATGGGGGCAAAGCTCGCGCGTCCCGAGCAGACCGTCATCGCGTGCGTGGGCGACGGAGAGTTCATGCTGCAACTCGGGGACCTCGAGACGATGGTGAGGGAGAATCTTCCCGCCGTTGTCATCGTGTTCAACAATTTCAGTCTCGGCTCGCAGCGCAAGCGTCTCGAGCTTTACGGGGAGCCGTTCGGCGTCGAACACGGCAATCCCGACTTCGCTCGGCTTGCCGAGCTTTTCGGTGCCGACGGATACCGGATCGACAAGCCGGGGCAGGTTGCGGAAACGCTGGCCGCTGCACTGGATTCCGGCCGTCCGACCGTGATCGACGTAATTGTCGACCCGGCCGCCCGCCCACCGCGTATCGCAATCAGCCGAGAGGCACATTGA
- a CDS encoding amidase, with translation MDETLFFESAAGIAARIRRGELSSSEFTLALIDRIRESQLNAYCTVAASAVDAARRADSVVAAGEETTKFPLLGVPVSVKDNIETAGIRTSYGSRVFAEYVPDSDAVCVRRLKAAGAVIIGKTALPEFATKGVVDSPLLGITRNPWDLTKVVGGSSGGAAAAVAAGLGPLAVGNDQAGSIRMPAALCGVAGLKPTGGRIPFAPNLFPWDQLFHVGLISRTVDDLELGLGVLEGLDPDDPLSVPAVDLPLRHAGRLSVAWSSSIGFATIEPEVLSIVREALTDIGSTADVEEVGIDLSPAALAYSILVPFKRAIETGNRLDEWADRMDPEVVDYIRLGQKMGVDDVRTGLRARSAVYVETERVLGEYDFIVTPTLSVPAFEIGLTGPSVIDGVPTTSFRDWFPYTYPFNLSGHPAVSVPAGFTADGLPVGIQIVGKRFSDRAVLALARVIEAARPWASTRPPFR, from the coding sequence ATGGACGAGACGCTGTTCTTCGAATCAGCTGCCGGGATCGCCGCTCGCATACGCCGCGGAGAGCTTTCTTCGTCCGAGTTCACACTCGCGCTCATCGACCGAATCCGCGAGAGCCAGCTCAATGCCTACTGCACGGTGGCAGCCAGCGCAGTTGACGCAGCCCGGCGAGCGGATTCGGTCGTCGCCGCGGGCGAGGAGACCACGAAATTTCCCCTCCTCGGGGTGCCGGTTTCAGTCAAGGACAATATCGAGACGGCTGGCATTCGCACCAGTTATGGTTCCCGCGTCTTCGCCGAGTACGTTCCCGACTCTGATGCCGTCTGCGTCCGGCGGCTAAAGGCGGCTGGTGCCGTGATCATCGGGAAGACGGCCTTACCTGAGTTCGCAACCAAGGGCGTCGTGGACTCACCGCTCCTGGGAATCACCCGTAATCCATGGGATCTGACCAAGGTGGTCGGAGGCTCCAGCGGTGGGGCAGCCGCGGCGGTGGCAGCCGGACTCGGCCCGCTTGCCGTCGGAAACGACCAAGCTGGATCCATCCGGATGCCGGCAGCGCTGTGCGGAGTCGCAGGCCTGAAACCGACAGGCGGGAGGATCCCCTTCGCACCGAATCTCTTTCCCTGGGATCAGCTCTTCCACGTCGGCCTGATCAGCAGGACGGTTGACGATCTGGAGCTTGGGCTCGGCGTGCTCGAAGGGCTGGATCCTGACGATCCCCTGTCGGTTCCAGCGGTCGATCTTCCGCTCAGGCACGCAGGGCGGCTATCGGTGGCATGGAGTTCCTCGATCGGATTCGCCACGATTGAGCCCGAGGTGCTCAGCATCGTCCGAGAGGCCCTCACTGATATCGGCTCCACAGCCGATGTCGAGGAAGTCGGGATCGATCTGAGCCCGGCAGCTCTCGCCTATTCCATCTTGGTTCCGTTCAAGCGTGCTATCGAAACCGGCAACCGACTCGACGAGTGGGCGGATCGAATGGACCCGGAAGTGGTCGACTACATCCGGCTTGGCCAGAAGATGGGCGTTGACGACGTGCGGACGGGACTCAGGGCACGAAGCGCGGTCTACGTCGAAACCGAACGGGTGCTGGGTGAGTACGACTTCATCGTGACCCCCACCCTTTCGGTCCCTGCGTTCGAGATCGGGCTGACGGGCCCGAGCGTTATCGATGGCGTTCCGACGACCTCATTCCGGGACTGGTTCCCGTATACCTACCCCTTCAATCTCTCGGGTCATCCGGCAGTCTCAGTGCCGGCGGGATTCACGGCAGATGGCCTCCCAGTCGGCATTCAGATCGTTGGCAAGCGATTCTCGGACCGAGCCGTGCTCGCGCTTGCACGCGTTATCGAGGCTGCGCGCCCGTGGGCGAGTACCCGTCCGCCATTCAGATAG
- a CDS encoding ABC transporter substrate-binding protein, whose amino-acid sequence MKIHSKSQNGVRPGAATNRRTFGLSAACLVMLLITAGCSPGGNSGAGGGPVDIHFSTGGALPPNEQEAAIFNGELEDKGVVKGNGEDYRLEMTFAKGTPEAQSLLVAGEVEFATLAFSTIASAQQQNAVPDGFSIVAGHFIDGYPGKFSNTYLVKEDSGIDSVKDLKGKNIGVNSVGTAVDVIFRNALIKAGLDPESDVRFVEIGFGAMGQALRDGRIDVGSMVQPFSEQEMQEGGVKVLTTAKESVGENSAIAVVARNDFLKENPEAAKSFLADWVSGIKWLDDPANRDEAMKIISDVSKTPVDVLDLFYGTEKDYYRNPDACPSATALQAGVDAMVKVGYLENTVDMKSLVDTSYLPDPDACT is encoded by the coding sequence ATGAAAATCCATTCGAAGTCACAGAATGGGGTCCGCCCGGGTGCGGCAACCAATCGCCGTACCTTCGGCCTCTCGGCAGCCTGTCTGGTGATGCTGCTGATCACCGCCGGCTGTTCGCCTGGCGGAAACAGCGGGGCCGGCGGAGGACCGGTCGATATCCACTTCTCCACCGGTGGCGCCCTCCCGCCAAACGAGCAAGAGGCGGCGATCTTCAACGGCGAGCTGGAGGACAAGGGCGTTGTGAAGGGCAACGGAGAGGACTACAGGTTGGAGATGACGTTCGCCAAAGGTACTCCCGAGGCGCAGAGCTTACTGGTTGCAGGCGAGGTCGAATTTGCCACGCTCGCCTTCAGCACAATCGCCTCGGCCCAGCAGCAGAACGCAGTGCCTGACGGCTTCTCCATTGTGGCCGGCCATTTCATCGATGGCTATCCTGGCAAATTCTCGAACACCTACCTTGTCAAGGAAGACAGTGGCATCGACTCGGTCAAAGATCTGAAGGGAAAGAACATCGGGGTGAACTCGGTCGGTACCGCCGTCGATGTCATTTTCAGGAATGCACTCATCAAGGCGGGGCTCGATCCCGAGAGCGATGTCAGGTTCGTCGAGATCGGCTTCGGTGCGATGGGCCAGGCATTACGGGACGGACGGATCGACGTCGGCTCGATGGTCCAGCCCTTCTCGGAACAGGAGATGCAGGAGGGCGGTGTCAAGGTGCTCACCACGGCGAAGGAATCGGTTGGGGAGAATTCGGCTATCGCCGTGGTCGCGCGAAACGACTTCCTGAAGGAAAACCCCGAGGCCGCAAAGTCCTTCCTGGCGGATTGGGTGAGCGGTATCAAATGGCTCGATGACCCGGCGAATCGCGACGAAGCCATGAAGATCATTTCCGACGTCTCCAAAACCCCGGTGGATGTTCTGGACCTCTTCTACGGAACTGAGAAGGACTACTACCGGAACCCAGATGCCTGCCCCAGCGCTACAGCTCTTCAGGCTGGGGTGGACGCAATGGTGAAGGTCGGCTACCTGGAGAACACGGTGGATATGAAGTCGCTCGTCGACACCTCGTATCTGCCTGATCCTGATGCCTGCACGTAG